The following coding sequences lie in one Rutidosis leptorrhynchoides isolate AG116_Rl617_1_P2 chromosome 4, CSIRO_AGI_Rlap_v1, whole genome shotgun sequence genomic window:
- the LOC139840967 gene encoding uncharacterized protein, with amino-acid sequence MKSVTRRDQSSKGPIRSTCSSCANSSKGNSKAPSRNTKKSKLNSKRQVSNSCNSSSFSVSNEGIRDFGQQLDLKGFGVGKDSELGWFKNVCRTEKPNIVVLQETKMHIVDLNWIHALWGNHNCNFVQKEMVGKSGGQLIIWDTNCFDITNSFISDFCIGIRGLWRNSGKEFNVINVYGPHDDRKKVECWNFLHNKVTADSNQSWIVCGDVNEVRTESERVNCQFIESWAKRFNEFIESSKLIDIPLGGRLFTRISDDGLKFRKLDRFLINDSFHNLWKNLSVVALDRGKSDHCPIILKEDDRNFGPKPIKVFDEWLDMEGVWQIINYVWEEVVHGWIVA; translated from the exons ATGAAATCGGttacaagaagagatcaatcatcTAAAGGACCCATTAGATCCACTTGTTCTTCATGTGCGAATTCTTCAAAGGGTAATAGTAAAGCACCATCGAGAAACACCAAGAAATCGAAATTGAACTCCAAAAGGCAAGTTTCAAATTCCTGTAATTCCTCTTCTTTTTCTGTTTCGAATGAAGGGATTAGAGATTTTGGACAGCAACTAGATTTAAA AGGATTCGGGGTCGGGAAAGATAGCGAATTAGGTTGGTTTAAAAATGTCTGTAGGACTGAAAAACCTAATATTGTTGTTTTACAAGAAACCAAAATGCATATTGTAGACTTAAATTGGATTCATGCTCTTTGGGGAAATCATAACTGTAATTTTGTACAAAAGGAAATGGTTGGGAAATCGGGCGGTCAATTGATAATTTGGGATACAAACTGTTTCGATATTACTAATTCGTTTATTTCTGATTTCTGTATTGGAATTCGTGGATTATGGAGGAACTCTGGAAAAGAATTCAATGTAATCAATGTCTATGGACCACATGATGATCGTAAAAAGGTAGAGTGCTGGAACTTCTTGCATAACAAAGTAACGGCCGATTCTAATCAATCATGGATAGTATGTGGGGACGTTAATGAGGTCCGTACCGAAAGTGAGAGAGTCAACTGTCAATTTATCGAAAGTTGGGCGAAAAGGTTTAACGAATTCATTGAATCCTCCAAATTAATCGACATCCCTCTTGGTGGTAGATTATTCACACGGATAAGCGATGATGGACTCAAGTTTAGAAAATTGGATCGTTTCCTAATTAATGATTCTTTTCATAATCTATGGAAAAATCTTTCGGTGGTTGCACTCGATCGTGGTAAATCGGATCATTGTCCTATCATTCTCAAAGAAGATGATAGGAATTTTGGCCCGAAACCAATCAAAGTTTTTGACGAATGGCTTGATATGGAGGGAGTTTGGCAAATCATAAACTATGTTTGGGAGGAGGTGGTACACGGATGGATTGTTGCTTGA